DNA from Pseudomonas putida:
GTCGACTGACGAAAGAACGCACCGAGAATTGGCAGGTTGCCAAGACCCGGGAACTTGTCCACGGCCGAACGGGTGCTACTGCTGACCAAGCCACTGATGATGAAACTTTCCCCATCGGCCAGGGAAATGCTGGTATCGGTGCGCCGCACTTTCAGACCCGGCACCAGGGTGCCGGCGATGTTTACCGCATTGGTGTAGTCCAGCTCGCTGACTTCCGGCGCGACCTTGAGGGTAATGCGGTCGCGGCTCACCACGGTGGGCGTCAGGGCCAGGCGCACGCCAAACTCCTTGTATTCGATCGACACGCTGTCGCTACCGGTGCTCGGCACAGGGATGGGAATCTCGCCCCCGGCCAGGAAGCTTGCCGTCAGCCCACTGAGCACGGTCAGGCTGGGGCGCGCCAAGGTGTAGGCGAAGCCGCTGTTTTCCAGGGCGTTGATCGCCGCCAGGAAGCGGCTGCTCCCACCCCCCCAGACAATGTTGAACACATTGTCGTCGAGCGGAATCAACGGCCGGGCGATCGGCACGTCGCCGGGCGTGACGCGTGTACCCGGCACAGTGCCAGGCGACCCGATCAGGCTGTTGTTAGAGCCCTTGAAGAACAGCCGCGCCCCGGCTTCCTT
Protein-coding regions in this window:
- a CDS encoding type II and III secretion system protein family protein, coding for MLTLLPMAQAADKGCAAFSQLPSVIEMDQGLQQELRLPVAISRVAVGEPKVADVQASGERAVLLTAVGPGTTSLMLWTACAPAPHRAMLFVKGRASADMAEDTMLPAQDQQLPSQVQADIRFVEVQRSKYKEAGARLFFKGSNNSLIGSPGTVPGTRVTPGDVPIARPLIPLDDNVFNIVWGGGSSRFLAAINALENSGFAYTLARPSLTVLSGLTASFLAGGEIPIPVPSTGSDSVSIEYKEFGVRLALTPTVVSRDRITLKVAPEVSELDYTNAVNIAGTLVPGLKVRRTDTSISLADGESFIISGLVSSSTRSAVDKFPGLGNLPILGAFFRQSTVNREDTELLMIVTPHLVQPLAANARLPELPGEHLRTYDPSWGQLFFMENGNFEGRSGLSR